A single region of the Hoeflea prorocentri genome encodes:
- a CDS encoding FAD-linked oxidase C-terminal domain-containing protein, whose amino-acid sequence MTSPNMPDPKTDVLANRDRIVEDLRDIVPGEGVVDATNQMRAFETDGLTAYRQLPLVVVLPETVAQVSRVLKYCQKYGIRVVPRGSGTSLSGGALPLEDAVLLVMSRFNKVLEIDYDNRVAVVQPGVTNLGVSNAVAERGFYYAPDPSSQIACSIGGNVAENAGGVHCLKYGLTTNNVLGLQMVTIDGEVIRLGGRHLDSEGYDILGLMTGSEGLLAVVTEITVRILQKPETARAMLVGFPSNEAAGQCVADIIGAGIIPGGIEMMDRLAIKAAEDFVQAGYPLDVEALLIVELDGPEAEVDHLIGKVEAIAGNNGATMSRVSTSEEERQTFWAGRKAAFPAVGRISPDYYCMDGTIPRKRLPEVLAGMRELSEKHELAVANVFHAGDGNLHPLILYDANNPGELERAEEFGNDILRLCVEVGGVLTGEHGVGVEKRDLMPAMFNKDDLDQQIRIKCAFDEQHLLNPGKVFPELRRCAEMGRMHISRGQLPFPDIPRF is encoded by the coding sequence ATGACATCGCCGAATATGCCCGATCCGAAGACGGACGTGCTCGCCAACCGCGATCGCATTGTCGAGGATTTGCGCGATATCGTGCCCGGTGAAGGCGTGGTGGATGCTACAAACCAGATGCGTGCCTTCGAGACAGACGGGCTGACGGCATACCGGCAACTGCCGCTGGTCGTGGTGCTGCCGGAAACCGTCGCTCAGGTCTCCCGTGTTCTGAAGTACTGCCAAAAATACGGCATCCGCGTCGTGCCGCGCGGCTCGGGCACTTCCCTTTCCGGTGGAGCGCTGCCGCTTGAGGATGCCGTACTGCTGGTCATGTCGCGCTTCAACAAGGTGCTGGAAATCGATTACGACAACCGCGTTGCGGTCGTGCAGCCGGGTGTCACCAATCTTGGCGTCAGCAATGCCGTGGCAGAGCGGGGCTTCTACTACGCACCTGACCCGTCCTCGCAGATTGCCTGCTCCATCGGCGGCAATGTCGCCGAGAATGCCGGCGGTGTGCATTGCCTGAAATACGGCCTGACAACCAACAATGTCCTTGGCTTGCAGATGGTGACGATCGACGGCGAGGTGATCCGTCTGGGCGGCCGTCATCTCGACAGCGAGGGCTATGACATCCTCGGCCTGATGACCGGTTCGGAAGGCCTGCTCGCCGTGGTCACCGAGATCACCGTGCGCATATTGCAAAAGCCCGAGACGGCGCGCGCCATGCTTGTCGGTTTCCCTTCCAACGAGGCCGCCGGCCAGTGCGTCGCCGATATCATCGGCGCGGGGATTATTCCCGGCGGCATTGAGATGATGGACCGTCTGGCCATCAAGGCGGCGGAGGATTTTGTCCAGGCCGGCTATCCGCTGGATGTGGAGGCATTGCTGATCGTTGAGCTCGACGGGCCTGAAGCCGAGGTCGACCACCTGATCGGCAAAGTCGAGGCAATCGCGGGCAACAACGGTGCGACCATGTCCCGCGTTTCGACCAGCGAGGAGGAGCGTCAGACCTTCTGGGCCGGCCGCAAGGCCGCGTTTCCGGCAGTCGGGCGTATCTCGCCGGATTATTACTGCATGGACGGCACGATCCCGCGCAAGCGCTTGCCGGAGGTTCTGGCCGGAATGCGGGAACTGTCGGAAAAACACGAGCTGGCCGTCGCCAATGTCTTTCACGCGGGCGACGGAAATCTGCACCCGCTGATCCTTTACGATGCAAACAATCCCGGCGAACTGGAACGGGCCGAGGAGTTTGGCAACGACATACTGCGCCTGTGCGTCGAGGTCGGCGGTGTTTTGACCGGCGAACACGGTGTCGGTGTCGAAAAACGCGACCTTATGCCGGCCATGTTCAACAAGGACGATCTCGACCAGCAGATCCGCATCAAATGCGCCTTCGACGAACAGCATCTGCTTAATCCCGGCAAGGTGTTTCCCGAGCTGCGCCGCTGCGCCGAAATGGGACGCATGCATATCTCGCGCGGCCAGCTTCCCTTTCCCGATATTCCGAGGTTCTAG
- a CDS encoding LysR family transcriptional regulator codes for MNKFDDLEVFAQVVSAGSLSAAGRELGLSPAVVSKRLRRLEERIGTRLIQRTTRQISLTEAGQGYYERIVAVLAGIEEAEAFVTRRSQQARGLLKVSAPSTFGRLHIAPHLKTFMGANPDLSVSLSLTDSYVDIVAEGFDIAIRIGELSDSSLVARQLAPVRRILCAAPSYVAENGMPESIEDLERHICLPPHNNEPWKLEGPDGPLLYRPSGPLMTDSSEVIRETLISGLGIALRSTWDVSQELKDGKLVQVLPDYRGSRNVAVYAIYASRRFLPTKVRVFVDYLAELYGPRPYWEA; via the coding sequence ATGAACAAGTTCGATGATCTCGAAGTCTTTGCACAAGTGGTTTCCGCCGGCAGCCTGTCGGCTGCCGGACGCGAGCTTGGCCTGTCGCCCGCCGTCGTCTCAAAACGTTTGCGGCGGCTGGAGGAGCGGATCGGCACGCGGCTGATCCAGCGTACGACACGGCAGATTTCTTTAACGGAGGCCGGACAGGGCTACTACGAGCGCATCGTCGCCGTACTTGCCGGAATCGAAGAGGCTGAAGCCTTTGTAACACGACGCTCACAGCAGGCGCGCGGACTGCTCAAGGTCTCGGCGCCAAGCACTTTCGGGCGGCTGCACATCGCGCCGCATCTGAAAACCTTCATGGGCGCAAACCCCGATCTTTCGGTCAGCCTCTCGCTGACCGACAGCTATGTGGATATTGTCGCAGAGGGTTTCGATATCGCCATCCGCATTGGCGAACTATCCGATTCAAGCCTGGTGGCGCGACAGCTCGCGCCGGTGCGGCGCATCCTGTGCGCGGCACCGTCCTATGTCGCCGAAAACGGCATGCCGGAGAGCATCGAAGACCTCGAACGGCATATCTGCCTGCCACCGCACAACAATGAGCCATGGAAACTGGAAGGTCCGGACGGCCCTCTTCTCTACCGGCCAAGCGGCCCGCTGATGACCGATTCCAGCGAGGTGATCCGCGAAACGCTGATATCAGGCCTTGGCATTGCGCTGCGCTCGACCTGGGATGTCTCGCAGGAACTCAAGGACGGCAAACTGGTGCAGGTGCTTCCGGACTATCGCGGCTCGCGCAACGTCGCCGTCTATGCCATTTACGCCAGCAGGCGCTTCCTGCCGACCAAGGTGCGTGTTTTTGTCGACTATCTGGCCGAGCTCTACGGCCCCCGCCCCTATTGGGAAGCCTGA
- a CDS encoding Gfo/Idh/MocA family protein yields the protein MRWALIGASRIASSYMIDAIRAQEDSDIVSVLSSDTDRGKAFAEANNIPRSYTNLAEQLNDASVDAVYISTTNEKHHSQALAAIAAGKHVLCEKPLAMAVTDAVEMVRAAAQRGVVFATNHHLRNAGSHLAIHDLITSGRIGRVLSARVFHAVSLPEHLQGWRINDASAGGGVIPDITVHDADTIRFHLEEDPQEVVAKSAVSGMGDGVEDSVMSVWSMPSGATVQTHESFTHRFAGSGIEFHGTDGSIFARNVMTQEPVGEIRLVDPDGETIIPFQNHNLYVRSLGLFDDAVRGTGRPSADGVDGVKSLAVALAVREAAQTGKAVRVDYGDV from the coding sequence ATGCGTTGGGCCCTTATTGGCGCAAGCCGTATTGCATCGAGCTACATGATTGACGCTATTCGTGCGCAGGAGGACTCGGACATTGTTTCGGTGTTGAGTTCCGATACCGATCGCGGCAAGGCCTTTGCCGAAGCAAACAACATCCCCCGAAGCTACACCAACCTGGCCGAGCAACTCAACGACGCAAGCGTCGACGCGGTCTATATCTCCACCACCAATGAAAAACATCATTCACAGGCCCTGGCGGCGATTGCGGCAGGTAAGCATGTCCTGTGCGAGAAACCGCTTGCCATGGCTGTCACCGACGCGGTGGAGATGGTTCGGGCCGCGGCGCAAAGGGGTGTGGTATTCGCTACCAATCACCATCTGCGCAATGCTGGCTCGCATCTAGCCATTCATGACCTGATCACATCCGGCCGTATCGGCCGGGTTCTGAGTGCCCGTGTCTTTCATGCCGTCAGCTTGCCGGAACATCTTCAGGGCTGGCGCATCAACGATGCGTCCGCAGGTGGCGGCGTCATACCCGATATAACGGTCCATGACGCCGATACGATCCGCTTCCATCTTGAGGAGGACCCACAGGAGGTCGTCGCGAAATCGGCTGTCTCCGGGATGGGCGACGGTGTCGAGGACAGCGTTATGTCCGTGTGGTCCATGCCCTCGGGCGCAACGGTTCAGACCCATGAGAGTTTCACCCATCGTTTTGCCGGCAGCGGCATCGAGTTCCACGGCACGGACGGTTCCATCTTCGCAAGAAACGTGATGACGCAAGAACCGGTCGGAGAGATTCGCCTCGTTGATCCCGATGGCGAAACCATCATTCCCTTCCAAAATCACAATCTATATGTGCGGTCGCTGGGGCTGTTTGACGACGCTGTCCGCGGGACCGGACGCCCGTCGGCAGACGGTGTCGACGGCGTGAAATCACTGGCAGTCGCGCTGGCGGTGCGGGAAGCGGCGCAAACCGGAAAAGCGGTTCGCGTCGACTATGGAGACGTTTGA
- a CDS encoding acyl CoA:acetate/3-ketoacid CoA transferase has protein sequence MSSKLVPMDEAAKRIADGSVVTVSSSSGLGCPDRMLEAIGARFDREGHPRDLTTLHPIAAGDMYGIKGIDHIAKDGLLSTIIAGSYPSGPSSLPMPAIWRMVVENRVAAYNVPSGILFDMHRDAAAKRPGVLTKIGLDTFVDPSRQGCAMNEEAAARPIVSRMELAGDTWLHFPNIVPDVALIRATTADERGNLTYEHEGAYLGGLEQAIAVRNHGGLVIAQVKRITASGSLRPHDVRVPGHLVDLIVVDPDQRQTTETLYDPAISGEIMRPWSSFSMAEYGVEKIVARRAAMELKSGQTANLGFGISAMVPRILLEAGQEQAVTWAIEQGATGGMPLTGFAFGCASNADAYMPSPDQFIYFQGGGFDVSFLSFLEIDVEGNVNVSKLGKKPYLTAGCGGFVDITANARKIVFSGLFEAGADLDLSDHALTVRSPGKFTKMVDEVEHVTFSGRRARALSQDVLYITERCVMRLTETGLTATEIMPGIDPGRDIVDASQGRVRLADNLAEMPGALLREEPMELSL, from the coding sequence ATGTCCTCAAAACTTGTCCCTATGGACGAAGCCGCCAAGAGGATCGCGGACGGATCGGTTGTAACCGTCTCCTCATCCTCCGGTCTCGGCTGCCCCGACAGGATGCTTGAAGCAATCGGTGCCCGGTTCGACCGCGAGGGCCATCCAAGGGACCTGACAACGCTGCACCCGATCGCCGCCGGCGACATGTACGGCATCAAGGGCATCGATCACATTGCCAAGGACGGCCTTCTCTCCACGATCATCGCCGGGTCCTATCCGTCAGGCCCCTCTTCTCTGCCGATGCCCGCGATCTGGCGGATGGTGGTTGAAAACCGGGTTGCCGCCTACAACGTCCCGTCGGGCATCCTTTTCGACATGCACCGTGACGCCGCCGCCAAACGCCCCGGCGTCCTGACCAAGATCGGTCTCGATACCTTTGTCGACCCGTCCCGTCAGGGATGCGCCATGAACGAAGAAGCCGCCGCGCGCCCGATCGTGTCGCGTATGGAGCTTGCCGGTGACACATGGCTGCATTTTCCCAACATTGTGCCCGATGTCGCGCTCATCCGCGCGACAACCGCCGATGAGCGCGGCAATCTGACCTACGAACATGAAGGGGCCTATCTCGGTGGCCTTGAACAGGCGATCGCCGTTCGCAACCACGGCGGACTGGTCATCGCGCAGGTCAAACGGATAACCGCATCCGGCTCGTTGCGTCCGCACGACGTTCGGGTCCCCGGACACCTTGTCGATCTGATTGTCGTCGATCCCGATCAGCGCCAGACAACCGAAACCCTCTACGACCCCGCCATATCCGGCGAGATCATGCGACCCTGGTCGAGTTTCTCCATGGCCGAATACGGGGTTGAAAAAATTGTCGCCCGTCGCGCGGCCATGGAGTTGAAATCCGGTCAAACCGCCAATCTGGGATTTGGCATCTCCGCGATGGTTCCCCGGATACTGCTTGAGGCAGGCCAGGAGCAGGCAGTGACGTGGGCCATAGAACAGGGCGCGACCGGCGGCATGCCGCTCACCGGCTTTGCCTTCGGCTGCGCATCCAATGCCGATGCCTATATGCCCTCCCCGGACCAGTTCATCTACTTCCAGGGCGGCGGCTTCGATGTCTCTTTCCTGTCCTTCCTGGAAATCGACGTCGAGGGAAACGTCAATGTCTCTAAACTCGGCAAAAAACCTTACCTGACAGCCGGTTGCGGGGGTTTTGTCGATATCACGGCGAATGCGAGAAAAATCGTCTTTTCGGGCCTTTTCGAGGCCGGTGCGGATCTCGATCTGAGCGACCATGCGCTCACGGTGAGATCGCCGGGCAAGTTCACCAAGATGGTCGACGAAGTTGAACACGTGACCTTTTCAGGCCGGCGCGCGCGTGCGCTCAGCCAGGATGTTCTCTACATCACTGAACGCTGCGTTATGCGGCTGACCGAGACAGGTCTGACCGCGACCGAAATCATGCCGGGCATCGATCCGGGCAGAGACATCGTCGATGCCTCGCAAGGGCGGGTGCGGTTGGCGGACAATCTTGCCGAGATGCCCGGTGCCTTGCTCCGCGAAGAACCGATGGAGCTGAGCCTTTGA
- a CDS encoding enoyl-CoA hydratase/isomerase family protein, with protein sequence MHLRRSGATAELRLDNPTKLNALTAGMLAEIERHCGALEMDASVRAVVISAEESRAFCAGADILAWSALSPRDFARHWVRDGHRIFDRLARLSKPTIAAINGHAFGGGLEFAAVADLRVMSPEATLALPEADVGIVPGWSGTQRLIRLLGEPLVKEMALFGRRITPERALSAGFIAEISDDPLARAREIAEALSSRSSQATEVAKYMIHAAVGEDRDAMIEALGAGMIGPTQDRAEGVAAFREKRKPNFSGT encoded by the coding sequence GTGCATCTGAGACGCAGCGGCGCAACCGCCGAACTGCGTCTGGACAACCCAACCAAGCTCAATGCTTTGACCGCCGGGATGCTGGCGGAAATCGAGCGTCATTGCGGAGCGCTTGAAATGGACGCGTCCGTTCGGGCCGTTGTCATATCGGCCGAGGAAAGCCGGGCATTTTGTGCCGGCGCCGACATTCTGGCCTGGTCGGCGCTCAGCCCCCGCGATTTTGCCCGCCATTGGGTGCGTGACGGCCATCGCATCTTTGACCGGCTGGCGCGTCTGTCCAAGCCGACGATCGCCGCGATCAACGGACACGCCTTTGGCGGCGGGCTGGAGTTTGCGGCAGTGGCCGATCTACGGGTGATGTCACCCGAGGCAACGCTTGCGCTTCCCGAAGCCGATGTGGGCATTGTCCCCGGCTGGTCCGGCACGCAGCGCCTCATCCGCCTGCTTGGCGAACCGTTGGTCAAGGAAATGGCGCTTTTCGGCAGGCGCATCACCCCCGAACGTGCCTTGTCGGCGGGATTCATCGCCGAGATATCCGACGATCCGTTGGCGCGTGCACGCGAGATCGCCGAAGCACTCTCGAGCCGATCGAGCCAGGCGACAGAAGTCGCAAAATATATGATTCACGCGGCAGTCGGAGAAGACCGCGATGCCATGATCGAAGCACTCGGCGCCGGCATGATCGGACCGACACAAGACCGTGCCGAAGGTGTCGCCGCGTTTCGCGAAAAGCGCAAACCGAATTTTTCCGGAACATAG
- a CDS encoding aldehyde dehydrogenase family protein, with protein MNDLTVVSKSRADIPADPFLARHLIGGDWRESHDGQTFERLSPSHGTVVTRASMGGTNDVDAAIDAARKAFDAGSWSRISGQKRATFLLKIADLIDRDRQRIALMETLESGKPISQAEAEIEGASDLWRYAASLARTVHGDSHNSLGSEFLGLVLKEPVGVVSIITPWNFPFLIVSQKLPFALAAGCTAVIKPSELTPATTTILGELCIEAGIPSGVVNIVLGYGDPVGTRMTTDSRVNMVTFTGSTAVGKSIVSAASGTLKKVSLELGGKNPQVIFPDADVESAVDAVVFGVYFNAGECCNSGSRIIVHEDIAEAFIAQTVALSRQVPFGDPLDPSTQVGAIITPEHQNKIDTYVRDAANAGADIRLGGGGLTVPGLDGQFYQPTVIANVESSQPIAREEVFGPVLSVLTFRTIDEAIALVNDAEYGLSAGVWSENVHTCLEFARRAEAGTVWTNTWMDGFAELPFGGVKESGQGRELGKYGLEEFLEAKTVTMRIGKSRKPWVEPRAS; from the coding sequence ATGAACGATTTGACTGTTGTCTCAAAAAGCAGAGCAGATATTCCGGCGGATCCTTTCCTCGCCCGTCATCTGATTGGCGGCGATTGGCGCGAAAGTCACGACGGGCAGACCTTCGAACGGCTTTCCCCGTCTCATGGAACGGTTGTCACCCGTGCCAGCATGGGGGGGACAAATGACGTCGATGCCGCAATCGACGCTGCACGCAAGGCATTCGACGCAGGAAGCTGGTCGAGGATCAGCGGTCAGAAACGCGCCACGTTTCTTTTGAAGATCGCCGATCTGATCGACCGGGACCGGCAGCGCATCGCGCTGATGGAAACACTCGAGTCCGGCAAGCCGATCAGTCAGGCGGAGGCGGAGATCGAAGGCGCGTCCGACCTGTGGCGCTATGCGGCTTCGCTGGCTCGTACGGTGCACGGTGACAGCCACAACAGTCTGGGGAGCGAGTTTCTTGGTCTCGTCCTGAAGGAACCCGTCGGCGTCGTCTCAATCATCACGCCGTGGAATTTTCCGTTCCTGATCGTTTCGCAGAAACTGCCCTTTGCGCTCGCTGCCGGGTGTACGGCGGTGATCAAACCTTCGGAACTGACGCCTGCGACCACCACGATCCTGGGGGAGCTTTGCATAGAGGCCGGAATCCCTTCAGGCGTGGTAAATATTGTCCTCGGCTATGGCGACCCGGTGGGAACACGCATGACGACGGACAGCCGTGTGAACATGGTGACATTCACCGGATCGACCGCTGTCGGCAAATCCATCGTCTCCGCAGCCTCCGGAACATTGAAAAAGGTCTCACTGGAGCTCGGGGGCAAGAACCCGCAGGTCATCTTCCCGGATGCGGATGTCGAAAGCGCGGTCGATGCCGTTGTTTTCGGCGTCTATTTCAATGCCGGCGAATGCTGCAACTCCGGATCCCGGATCATCGTGCACGAAGATATTGCCGAGGCGTTCATTGCGCAGACCGTTGCCCTGTCGCGGCAGGTTCCCTTCGGAGATCCTCTCGATCCGTCCACCCAGGTCGGCGCGATCATAACGCCGGAACATCAGAACAAAATCGACACCTATGTCCGCGATGCCGCGAATGCCGGGGCAGACATCCGCTTGGGCGGCGGCGGTCTGACGGTGCCGGGCCTTGACGGGCAATTCTACCAGCCGACTGTCATTGCGAATGTAGAAAGCAGCCAGCCGATCGCACGCGAGGAAGTGTTTGGACCGGTTCTTTCCGTTTTGACTTTCAGAACGATCGACGAGGCCATCGCTCTGGTCAATGACGCCGAATACGGCCTTTCGGCAGGTGTCTGGAGCGAAAATGTCCATACCTGCCTTGAATTCGCGCGCCGCGCGGAAGCCGGAACCGTCTGGACCAACACATGGATGGACGGTTTTGCCGAACTGCCGTTTGGCGGTGTCAAGGAGAGCGGACAAGGCCGGGAGCTTGGCAAATACGGACTGGAGGAGTTTCTCGAGGCGAAGACCGTGACAATGAGGATTGGGAAATCGCGCAAGCCTTGGGTTGAGCCGCGGGCAAGTTAG
- a CDS encoding ABC transporter substrate-binding protein gives MRKFLTMMTAASALMAASTSLHAEDVEVLHWWTSGGEAAALNVLKQDLEQQGIGWQDMPVAGGGGSQAMTVLRARVTSGNPPTAVQMLGFDILDWAKEGALADLNVQASQEGWDNVVPAALQEFAKHDGKWVSAPVNVHSTNWVWANKAILDELGIAVPTSWDEFVAALEKVKASGKTAIAHGGQPWQDATVFDAVAMSTGGPDFYKKAFIDLDEEALGSDTMKETFDRMAVIRSHVDDNFSGRDWNLATAMVINGDAAFQMMGDWAKGEFLNAGKTPDQDFLCFRFPGTQDQVTFNADQFAMFAQGSEVGKEQAALATAILSPSFQSAFNVVKGSVPARTDVSDEAFDACGKKGMADLKSAAASGNLYGSMAHGHANPAAIKNAMYDVITAHFNGEYDSETAVEELVTAVQINR, from the coding sequence ATGCGTAAATTTTTAACAATGATGACAGCCGCAAGTGCGTTGATGGCAGCAAGCACCAGCCTTCACGCAGAAGATGTGGAGGTACTTCACTGGTGGACTTCGGGCGGTGAAGCCGCCGCACTCAACGTCCTGAAGCAAGACCTCGAGCAGCAGGGCATCGGATGGCAGGACATGCCGGTTGCCGGCGGGGGCGGCTCACAGGCCATGACGGTTCTGCGTGCCCGTGTCACATCGGGCAACCCGCCGACCGCTGTCCAGATGCTTGGCTTCGACATTCTCGACTGGGCGAAGGAAGGCGCGCTTGCCGATCTGAATGTTCAGGCGAGCCAGGAAGGCTGGGATAATGTCGTCCCGGCAGCCCTGCAGGAATTTGCAAAACACGACGGCAAGTGGGTTTCAGCACCTGTCAACGTTCACTCCACCAACTGGGTGTGGGCGAACAAGGCGATCCTGGACGAACTCGGCATCGCTGTTCCGACAAGCTGGGACGAGTTCGTGGCCGCGCTTGAAAAGGTCAAGGCATCCGGCAAGACCGCCATTGCACACGGCGGTCAGCCCTGGCAGGACGCCACCGTTTTCGACGCGGTGGCCATGTCGACGGGCGGCCCGGATTTCTACAAAAAGGCCTTTATCGACCTTGATGAAGAGGCTCTGGGCTCGGACACGATGAAAGAGACGTTCGACCGCATGGCCGTGATCCGCTCCCATGTGGATGACAACTTCTCCGGCCGCGACTGGAACCTGGCAACCGCCATGGTCATCAACGGAGATGCTGCGTTTCAGATGATGGGCGACTGGGCGAAGGGCGAATTCCTGAATGCGGGCAAAACACCCGATCAGGACTTTCTCTGTTTCCGTTTCCCCGGCACGCAGGATCAGGTGACATTCAATGCGGACCAGTTCGCAATGTTTGCGCAAGGCTCCGAAGTCGGCAAGGAACAGGCCGCCCTTGCGACCGCAATCCTGTCGCCGAGCTTCCAGTCCGCGTTCAACGTGGTCAAGGGCTCCGTGCCGGCACGTACGGATGTTTCCGATGAGGCGTTCGATGCCTGCGGCAAGAAAGGCATGGCTGACTTGAAGAGCGCTGCGGCAAGCGGCAATCTCTATGGCTCGATGGCGCATGGACATGCCAATCCGGCTGCTATCAAGAATGCCATGTATGATGTGATTACTGCCCATTTCAACGGCGAATATGACAGTGAAACCGCTGTCGAGGAGCTTGTGACGGCAGTTCAGATCAACCGGTAG
- a CDS encoding carbohydrate ABC transporter permease: MSYSETANPRGSVLDRLRDALPKLVLSPTVAIVAIFVYGFIAFTLYLSFTNSRILPTFDWVGWKNYENLFKIRAWDTAVSNLVIFGLLYIAICCILGLLLAILLDQKIRAEGFIRTIYLYPMALSFIVTGVAWKWFLDPGIGLEAVVQGWGWESFRFNWIKDRNMAIYTIVIAAVWQTSGFVMAMFLAGLRGIDSEMLKAAQIDGASTFALYRRIVIPQLRPAFMSAFVVLAHMAIKSYDLVIALTGGGPGTATELPATFMYSYTFTRNQMGIGAASAVMMLMTIAAIIVPYLWSELREKK; the protein is encoded by the coding sequence ATGTCTTATTCAGAGACGGCAAACCCGCGCGGGTCTGTTCTTGACAGATTGCGCGACGCGCTGCCCAAACTTGTGTTGAGCCCGACCGTCGCAATTGTTGCGATCTTTGTTTACGGCTTTATCGCATTCACCCTTTATCTGTCCTTCACGAACAGCCGGATCCTGCCGACCTTCGACTGGGTCGGATGGAAGAACTACGAAAACCTGTTCAAAATCCGCGCCTGGGACACAGCCGTCTCGAACCTTGTAATATTCGGCCTGCTCTACATCGCGATCTGTTGCATATTGGGGCTGTTGCTGGCGATCCTGCTTGACCAGAAAATTCGCGCGGAAGGCTTCATCCGCACCATTTACCTCTATCCCATGGCCCTGAGCTTCATCGTGACCGGTGTTGCCTGGAAGTGGTTCCTGGACCCGGGCATCGGCCTTGAAGCCGTTGTTCAGGGGTGGGGATGGGAGAGTTTCCGCTTCAACTGGATCAAGGACCGAAACATGGCGATCTATACGATCGTCATCGCCGCGGTCTGGCAGACGTCGGGCTTTGTCATGGCGATGTTTCTGGCAGGTCTGCGCGGCATTGACAGCGAGATGCTGAAGGCGGCCCAGATCGACGGGGCTTCAACATTTGCCCTTTACCGGCGCATTGTGATCCCGCAGCTGCGCCCGGCCTTCATGTCGGCCTTTGTCGTGCTCGCCCATATGGCGATCAAATCCTACGACCTCGTTATCGCCCTGACGGGCGGCGGCCCGGGAACGGCAACAGAGCTGCCGGCGACATTCATGTATTCCTACACTTTCACCCGAAACCAGATGGGAATTGGCGCGGCATCCGCCGTCATGATGCTCATGACGATCGCAGCAATCATCGTTCCCTATCTTTGGTCCGAACTGAGGGAGAAAAAGTGA
- a CDS encoding carbohydrate ABC transporter permease translates to MMSATPNAETATNAAADLTGTYKKTGTALKPARIILYLILVFFCIYYLLPLYVMLVNSLKPLSEITAGGMMALPGEWTIAPWASAWSSAQVGVEATGLRPYFINSIVMVVPAVALSTLVGALNGYVLTKWTFRGATVLFGLLLFGCFIPFQMVLIPMARMLGLMGLAGSVPGLIFVHFVYGIGFSTLYFRNYYAAFPTELVKAAQIDGAGFFRIFWRILLPSSGPIAVVCIIWQFTNIWNDFLFGASFSDFDSQPMTVALNNLVQSSTGVKEYNVHFAGAIMAALPTLVVYIVAGRYFVRGLMAGSVKG, encoded by the coding sequence GTGATGAGCGCCACTCCCAACGCCGAGACCGCGACAAACGCTGCTGCAGATCTGACCGGCACCTACAAGAAGACCGGGACCGCGTTAAAGCCGGCCCGCATCATCCTCTATCTGATCCTGGTCTTCTTCTGCATCTACTATTTGCTGCCGCTCTACGTGATGCTTGTGAACTCGCTGAAGCCGCTTTCCGAGATCACCGCGGGGGGCATGATGGCCCTGCCCGGAGAGTGGACAATCGCGCCCTGGGCCAGCGCCTGGTCGAGTGCGCAGGTGGGCGTAGAAGCGACGGGGCTTCGCCCCTATTTCATCAACTCCATTGTCATGGTGGTGCCTGCCGTTGCCCTGTCCACCCTTGTCGGTGCGCTGAACGGCTATGTGCTGACCAAGTGGACCTTCCGCGGCGCCACGGTGCTGTTCGGCCTGCTTCTTTTCGGCTGTTTCATTCCGTTTCAGATGGTGTTGATCCCGATGGCCCGCATGCTCGGCCTTATGGGGCTCGCCGGGTCCGTACCGGGGCTGATCTTCGTTCACTTCGTTTACGGCATCGGTTTTTCGACACTCTACTTCCGCAACTATTATGCCGCCTTTCCAACCGAACTGGTCAAGGCGGCCCAGATTGACGGCGCCGGGTTCTTCCGCATCTTCTGGCGCATCCTCCTGCCCTCCTCCGGCCCCATCGCAGTTGTCTGCATCATCTGGCAGTTCACCAACATCTGGAATGATTTTCTTTTCGGCGCTTCCTTCTCCGATTTCGACAGCCAGCCAATGACCGTCGCGCTGAACAATCTCGTTCAGTCATCGACCGGTGTGAAAGAATACAACGTCCATTTCGCAGGGGCGATCATGGCGGCGCTGCCCACGCTTGTCGTCTACATCGTTGCCGGCCGGTATTTCGTCCGCGGCCTGATGGCAGGCTCAGTCAAAGGATAG